The region ATCTATACAGATTTTCCATCTCTGAAACTTTGTGGACAGCAGCAATTGTACAACGTCCTATTAACGAACTGTTTCCTATCATAGGACCTTTACTAATATCTATATGATCACCGATTCTAtacaaagtaattttattgttgttaCTGCTTGCAATTTCTGGTAtttgtgatattttaataGGGTTATCCTTGAACATATCAAGTGCTAAACTTTCTGTAATCTCTATCCTATCTATAGGCAATTCTTTGTTTATCAGCTTTACATATTGAGCAGATAATGCACACATTTCTTGACCTGTAGGCTTCCAATCAACCAAATCAACATACACATCATATATAAAACTACCTGATTTTATGACTGGTATTGGAAAGCTGTGTAAGTGAGCTGTTATCTCTGGTTTAAAGGCCATATCTACAACAGCAcccaaaataaaagaacaagtTCGCCAAAAGGCTGAATTTACTATTTTGTTTTCTGGGctaagtaaatttaaaaattttaattcacaattttctaataaaggTCTGTTCATATCCCATGGTAATCCATCGACCATAGCGAGAGCTGACACTTTAGATACACCTTCAGAGATATGTTTTGCACAATCTGTGGGGgttgatatatttttgttcattATAAGTGTTATATCTTCTACTGGGGATTGATATTTAACTTCTATCTTTTCAATTCGTCCCACAGTgcttctttgtcttttcttctcctcttcaaataacaaatttcttctCTGTTTTGCTTCAACTTTTgataatatactgttatatcTTGATTGTATGTTTGATGTTAAGCATAGATTTTTACAactgaaatatacataaaagaaattatattaaaaattaaaatgacaaaaaaaaattgttattacattaatCCATGAAAAccgacattttttaataataccgGTTAAAATAGGTTACGTACATACCGTTGAAACATgctgaaatatatatgtgacaAAAATTTGACACAACTAGTTTATTCTTCTCAAGACGGCGTCACATATATTATCAAAGTTGtgactttattttattcgttttaatagttaattaattaaaacgtcaTTTAAACAATGAACCAATCATTCATGACTGAAAATACAGAAGTAGTAAAaacgaattatatatttcgtaacctaaatatcttatatatttgtttaccAAAACAATTTTGAGATTTATTAGTATACGCAAAAAACAATAGAGCAGAGAATAATTTCATGCCCTTTTGTGTAAATTAACGTTTATAGAATGTAGCTGTAAATAAAACACTTCTTTTTGTTCTGTTACCTTCTCACAAGTTATTTAtgtatgttattaaatattttgttaataatatttaacatatattaatatcatcaCTCTCATAAACATGTATAAGAGTTACTTAAAATCTGTAACAAtttctgtataatttattaacaatcaactactttaacaaaatatttccaaagaCGATTTATACTTCATCGTGCGAGGCAAAAGGCATATACACATGTGATTTCATGTGAATTCCAACACTAGCATATAGTACAATctgtatgtatgtaaaatatatttttaaattataaattaagtaTTAATTATCATTCCTATCATTCCTATCATATGAAAaaccataaaataaatacaactGTTTATAGTAAATAAGCAATTGATCATTATACATAGAAACTTGTTTTAATATCTATACAGAGTGTTTGGTAATGGGTTATATATGATTTCGACCGGAGAAGAGCCTATAAAGAACCGtaaaacgatttattttcttagtATTATGAAAGTATGTTTTAGTGAATTCATTATTTCatgttatatgttttattcccataaatttataaataaataatcaacgAACAATATAGTTTGCTCTTCTAATGATTCAGCTGAATCTGTATTTGCACGATGTTGATGTTTTGCCCAACATGTGGCAATGTGCTCCGAGTAGAAGAAGCTGTGGCAGGATTGCGTTTCGCGTGTAACACGTGTCCATACATATTCAATATCGTGAGAAGAGTAAGCAGTCGTACGTATCCAAAATTAAAGGAGGTTGATGATGTATTAGGTGGAAGCGCAGCTTGGGAGAACGTCGACTCTACTGAAGAAAGATGTCCAAAGTGTTCTAATCCTAGAGCATATTTCATGCAGATTCAAACCAGGTCCGCCGATGAGCCTATGACAACATTTTACAAATGTTGCAATCCTCAATGTGGTCACAACTGGCGCGACTAAAGGTATTTTATAACCTCTACATACACATAAtcatatacataaaagttttctacagtgtccaaatatttttataatccaTTGTATTTGTGTATCATTAACTCTAGAACAGACACTGCTATcactttaattaataaatttttgattttaaaGATACAGTGCTATTTCTTACTTGGTGGAAAAAGAACGATTTCATATGCAAGAAGTATGGGTCCAATGagtacttttataaattcagCTCATGAGGAAATAGAAGCATTAAAAGGGCATGGTAATCATTGGATGTGCAAAGGAAAACGAACCTTAGCAGTAGCTGTCACATTATtacagaaaaatgaaattatagcAGTTCCAACGGATACAATATATGGTTTTGCTTGTCTTGTATCAAGCACCAGTGCCATTGAAAAACtctacgaaattaaaaaacgcGAAGTAGACAAGCCATTATCTATTTGTGTTAATAACTTGAAAGATATACGAAGATGGGGCGTTGTAGATCATGTGCCAATTAATTTGTTATCTTCGTTATTACCAGGACCATATACCATCGTTCTCAAACGAACTCCTGCATTAAATCCTGCTTTGAATCCCAATCATGACACGGTAGGCATCAGAATTCcaaagtataaatttataaggCATGTAAGTGAAGTAGCAGGACCTTTAGCGCTAACAAGTGCTAATATAAGTAATGAACCCAGTTGCATAAATGTTTCGGAATTTAAAAACTTATGGAACAAATTAGGTGGAATATTTCATGACTCTGCAAATTTTGGTAAAGCGCGTAAATATTCGAGATGTGGATCAACAATTATTGATTTAACCGAACCGGGacattacaaaattattcgtcGTGGGATTGGGGTGAAGCGGGCTGAACATGTGTTACAAAAATGCAATAGACAATATATTTCTAAGCAGAGCGATTGCGCTGTTTAGATTTTGTGTCGAAAAGTCCCAGTACATTTGAACGCTACAGACGACTaacgatattttgtatttcattattatcttctcaataatttttattgaataaaacttgaaatatttataaactaatagtatgcatatataataatatagatgtatttcataaaaataacaaatatggCGAACGCTATTGCGCCGCTGGTTTCTCTTCGCAATCGATTAAGACAAACGCTATCGCGCTGTTCAGGATTTTTCGACCCTGTTTTTTCAAAGACCCCTGCGACTCAAACGGTTAATGTTACGTATAggtataaatataagatataaaatgtaaaaaaacatattttgatttttatatatttaaaatgatgaataatataacaaaaataaggATGAGcacttaaattaaatattaagtaaaaaataaaataattaataatatagataagttatactttatttcttATACAGTCTAATCAtgtagaattatatttcatgaGTGTTGTGTGCATGCTTCTTAAGAATAACTTCAGTTTTTTTATCCTTCatattcaaaaaaataaaagaaatattcttttgcaCTTGAAGTATGTTATAGTTtcctcttttgttttttttttttttatttacgtagCTATTAATGTGTACAAAGAATTCTCAAATCGAGAATTCCAATCTCATAAACAAATCCACAATATATGTGGCAACATATTAACAAGTATTTTAAGCAGTATTTGATATCCTGAGATAGTGTTCTGATTAAATGTGTTAATAATTCGTCAGCGAGTATACCCTAACCTTTTCCtgtttcttaataatattgtattgtcTCTTTGACAAGATATATATCACATAATATTGTTGTATTATTCCTTTCgcatattaaatgttaaacgCAATCAGGAGATAAGAATGggttcattttcattttaaattaaataaataatttacttccTTTTTAAAGCACTAGATTTCAGTAATGAACTAATAGACAAATCAGTCAAGATAACATTTTAAGATATTCTGCATATAATTATCCATGCAGTTCGTGTGTATCTTAAAATGCATATTATTACATTCGTTACAAATGTATTTACAttcgtaaatttttaacaaactcgTGACTATAAAAGTCACTTGACaaatataaatcgataaaatgcATTCAAACGCGATTATGAAATCAGGACTACCATAACACGGTACAATGTACGCGTGATTGTATTTCTTATACGTATTATCCGGTTATATCGATCGATTAGGCACGTTTAATGGCCTGTATATACGgcatttttctatttgaagAATGAAAACttatcatttaaatttctaaaaatgtatTCTAAATGTTCATTTATGCTTAACTAACGCATTCGTGTCTTGAAGTAGATACACATTCAAACAATAACCATTATTTAGGAAAACGAATCTTaacgtttttctttcattcgcagaaatagtaaaatagtaaaaaattctatattgagaatttttttattcgctGGACACCCGCACATGAGTGTCTTTATCACAATACTGCGTTGTCTTTACATTGAGTTTACATTCTAGGTAAACTCACTTATCTATAAGATTggtatgtatatgtactttcggtaaataattattaaaatagtgatcatataaataattaaagtaacTATAcgtacacatacacatacacatacatgtGACGAACATACTCGACGTGTGTAACTGGCCCGCTGCTCTAATATCAtccaattaaattttctaaacatATCCTACAGAGCATCACGTGCTATCAAAATTAAGACAGTGTTCCACGATTACGCA is a window of Bombus pascuorum chromosome 14, iyBomPasc1.1, whole genome shotgun sequence DNA encoding:
- the LOC132914096 gene encoding large ribosomal subunit protein mL39 gives rise to the protein MFQRCKNLCLTSNIQSRYNSILSKVEAKQRRNLLFEEEKKRQRSTVGRIEKIEVKYQSPVEDITLIMNKNISTPTDCAKHISEGVSKVSALAMVDGLPWDMNRPLLENCELKFLNLLSPENKIVNSAFWRTCSFILGAVVDMAFKPEITAHLHSFPIPVIKSGSFIYDVYVDLVDWKPTGQEMCALSAQYVKLINKELPIDRIEITESLALDMFKDNPIKISQIPEIASSNNNKITLYRIGDHIDISKGPMIGNSSLIGRCTIAAVHKVSEMENLYRFQGVALPKGVLLNQYAYGILENRARKLNTATWSFLSEENNEKESAEM
- the LOC132914098 gene encoding threonylcarbamoyl-AMP synthase — protein: MGPMSTFINSAHEEIEALKGHGNHWMCKGKRTLAVAVTLLQKNEIIAVPTDTIYGFACLVSSTSAIEKLYEIKKREVDKPLSICVNNLKDIRRWGVVDHVPINLLSSLLPGPYTIVLKRTPALNPALNPNHDTVGIRIPKYKFIRHVSEVAGPLALTSANISNEPSCINVSEFKNLWNKLGGIFHDSANFGKARKYSRCGSTIIDLTEPGHYKIIRRGIGVKRAEHVLQKCNRQYISKQSDCAV